The segment GTCGTAGGTGATGCCCTGGATCGGCCGGCCGGCGGGACCGGTCACGGTCTTGTCGGGCAGCACGGCGATCAGGTCTTGGAGGTTCACCATGGGCCCGTCTCCTTACCCTGCGGTTTGAAGGCTCGCTGCCTGCGGTCGAACCGGCGGGCGAGCCGCCCCCGAGGGGCCCGGCACCGGCGGCCCGGGCCCCCGTGCCCCGCCTGGCCTGCGGGGGGCCACCCGCCCCGGTCCCGCGGCCGCCGGCCCGGGGCGGGTGCACCCGGGCGGCGCGGCCGCGGGCATGCGCCCCTTGGGGGCCGGACCGAAGTATAACAGCTCTCCCTGGCCATGACACCCCGGTGGCCTGCCGGGGACCGGCCGGGGCCCGCTGGCCTGCCGCGACCGGACCGGGCCCCGTGGCCCGCCGGGGACCGGCCGGGAGCCGGTCGGTGCGACGACTTGGCCGGGATCCTTTGGCCTGTTGCGGGGACCGGCCCGGTCCTCCGGCCGGCGGGCACTCTGCAGGCCCGGGGCGCGCCGCCCGCCGCCTGCCGGCCCGCGGGCCCCGTTCTACCGCGATGCCGGTGACCGGAAGATCACCGTCACCACCGACCCGATGGGAACCCGGGTGCCGGCCGCCGGCTGCTGGCCCGCCACCACGCCCTCCCGGTCCCCCCGCACCTCCATCTGCAGGCCCGCCGCCGCCAGCCGCTCGGCGGCGGCCGCATAGTCGAGCCCGCGCAGGTCGGGCACCGTCACCCGGCCTTCCTCATCCTGCCGGAAGGCCGCCTCGGTATAGAGGATGATCGTGCTGCCCTGTTCCAATTGCGCACCGGCGGCGGGGAACTGGCCCACCACCCGCGGGCCGCCGCCCTCGAAGGTCACCTCGAAACCGGCCGCCTGGGCCCGCTGGCGGGCTTCCTGGCGGGTCAGGTTCATCAGGTTGGGCACCTGCCGCAGGCGCTTGGGGTCGGCCCGTTCCTCCCGGGTGGGGGGCACGCCCAGATAGCGCAGCACGTCCCGGGCTACCGCCTGGAAGACCGGGGCCGCCACGTAGCCGCCGTAGTAGATGCCCGACGGCTCGTCGATGGACACCACGATGGCCAGGCGCGGTTCCTCCACCGGCACCAGGCCCGCGAAGGAGCCGATGTACTTCTGCACCACCCGGCCCTTCTCCACCTTGTTGGCTGTGCCCGTCTTGCCGCCCACGTCGTAACCGGGAATCCGGGCCCGGCTGCCGGTGCCCTGTTCCACCACCCCGCGCATCAGCTCGCGGATGGTACGGGCCGTCTCGGGTTTGATCACTTGGCGCCGCTCGGCGGGCTGGACCTCCTCCACCACCTGCCCCTCGGGATCCAGCCACGCCTGGGCCAGGTGGGGTGTCTGCCACATCCCATCGTTGGCCACCGCGGCCACCGCCGCCGCCATCTGGATGGGGGTGGTGGTCAGGGTCTGGCCGAAGCCCATGATGGCCAGGTCCAGGGGTGACGCCCGGTCCATGGGCGGCACGATGCCCGTGGCCTCGCCGGGCAGGTCGATCCCCGTCAGCCGGCCGATGTGGAACCGGTCCAGGTACTGGTAAAAGAGCGGCTTGCCCAGGGCCAGGGCCATCTTGCCGAACACCACGTTCGACGAGTGGGCGAACCCCTCGCGAAAGGGCACGGACCCCAGGCCCGCCTGGTTCCAGTTGGAGATCGTCTCACCGCCCACGGTGAGGAAGCCGGGATCGTCCACGATGGTGTCGGGGGTGACCTTACCCGCGTCCACGGCCGCCGAGCCGGTGATGATCTTGAAGATCGACCCCGGCGGGAAGGCATCGGCCACCGGCTTGGTCCGCCAGCTCTGGCGGGGGAAGTCGGCAAACCGGTTGGGGTCGTAGGTGGGCCGGGAGGCCAGGGCCAGGATGCCGCCCGTGCGCGGGTCCATCACCACGATGACCCCGCCCTTGGCCCCGTGCTGGATCACCGCCCGCTCCAGCTCCCGCTCGGCGATGTACTGGATGGTCTCGTCGATGGTCAGGCGCAGGGTCAGGCCGGGCACCGGCCGCACGTAGCGGGCCTGGACCGTGGGCAGCCGGATGGGCCGGCCCAGGGCGTCGTACTCGGTGGCGATATAGCCGTCCTTGCCCGACAGCTTGCCGTCGTAGTAGGCCTCGATGCCCTCCAGACCCTGGTTGTCGACCCCGGCAAAGCCCAGGACGTGGGCGGCCAGCTCGCCCTTGGGGTAGAACCGGCGCGCCTCCTGGGTGATGTGCACGCCGGGGATGTCGAGCTGGCGCACGGCCCGGGATTCGGCATCGGTGACCCGGCGCTTGACGTACCAGAAGGCGTGGGGCACCGTCAGCTTCTCGTAGACTTCCTGGGGGTCCATGTGGAGCACGCGGGCCAGTTCCTGGGCGGCCTGCTCGATGTCGACCTGACCCTTGCGGGCCGCCTCCTGCAGCTCGGCCGGCGCCACGTAGACGGTGTCCACGTCGGTGCTGGTGGCCAGGGGTCGCCCGTTGCGGTCGACGATGTCGCCCCGGCGGGCCTGTACGGGCACCTGCCAGAGCCGCATGTCCAGCGCCTTCTGCCGCAGCGCCTCGCCCCGGACCACCTGGATGGTCACCAGCCGGCCGGCCAGCACGGCCAGCGCCAGGGTGAACAGGAGAAAGACCAGCAGGATCCGCCGCCGCAGCCCCATCCCGGGCATACGAACGGCCGGAAAGCCTGGCGCCGTCCGGCCCATCCCCAACCGCCTCCTGCTTCGCACCAAGCCTTCGTGCCCCGGGCGCCTTCGCGCCCCGGGCACCTTCACGCCGCCCGCCAGGCAAAGCCGCCGGGCCTCGCCCCGGACCAGGGCGGCCGGACCGCAGCCGGCGGGCGGGCTGGAGCGCCGCCCCCAGTGGATCCCCGGTGCCCTTGACCTGCCGAGCCCGCGCCTTCACCCACCCAGCCAGTGGCGCCAGAGTCCGAGCAGCCAGCCCGCCGCGGGGCGGCCGGTCGTCGCCGCGGCCGCGGGGGCGGGGGCGGCCCCGGCATCCGGGGCGCCCACCGTGCCGGACGATCCGGCCGTGGCTGCGGGGGCAGCCGCCTCCGCCGCCGTGGCGTTGCCCGGTGCCGTGGCGGCAGAGGTCTGGGACGGGGCAGGGGCCGCGGCGGGCTCCAGCGCGATCACCGCCTCCTGAACGGGCCGGGAGCCGGCTTCACCCCCTGCCTGCGGGGACCCCGGCAGAGCCCCCGGGACGGCCGCCTGAACCGCCGGGGCCGGCACCCGCACCGCCCGCACCGAGGCGGGTTCTTCATAACCCCGCTGGCGGGCGGCGCTCTCCAGCCGCCCCAGGGAATCCAGCCCCGCCACCTCGATCTCCACCCGCTCGGTGGCCCGCTGGAGCGCGGCCAGCTCCTGCTGGCGCTGCAGAATGGCCCGGTTCATCTCGTACAGGACCGCATACCGGCTGACGACCAGCACGGCCAGGAGGAACAGCGTGCCCACCGCGGCCACCAGCCGCGCCTCGGGCCGCAGGCGCAGCCTGCGGCGCACCCGGTAGCGCCGGGACGGGCGCGGGAGCTCCCCGGGGCGCCCCCCATCCGGGTCCAGCCAGGGTGCGGTGGAATCCGCGGGCCAGCGCGGTGCCACAGCGGTGTTTCCGGCTCGTACCATAGTGCTATTCGCCCCCGCTTCCGTCTATGTCCGGAGCCGTTTCCAGGGGTTCCGGACCGCCGGCAACACGCTCCAGGGCCCGAAGCTTCGCGCTGCGGGCGCGCGGGTTCCGGCGCTCCTCCTCGTCCCCCGGGGTCACGGGCCGGCGGGTGAGGATCCGGAAGGCGGCCCCCTCCTTGCCCCCCACCTGCGGGGCGGCCAGGGCGCGGAAGGCCCGTTTCACCGCCCGGTCTTCCAGCGAATGAAAGCTGATGACGACCAGCCGTCCTCCGGGACGCAGGTAACCCGCCGCCTCCTGAAGGAAGGCCTCCAGGCCCTCCAGCTCGTTGTTCACGGCGATGCGCAGCGCCTGGAAGGTTCGCCGGGCGGGGTGCCCGCCCCGGCGCCGGGCCCGGGCCGGAACGGCGTCCTTGATGACCTCCACCAGCTGCAGGGTGGTGGTGATGGGCCGGCGCTGGCGCGCCGCCACGATGAAGTCGGCGATGCGGCCGGCCCAGCGCTCTTCCCCGTACTCGGCGATCCACCGGGCCAGCTGGTCACGGCTGGCGGTGTTCACCAGGTCCGCGGCCGTCACCGGCTGGCTCGGATCCATGCGCATGTCCAGGGGCGCGTCCACCTGGTAGCTGAACCCGCGGGCCGGATCGTCCAGTTGCATCGAGGAAACCCCCAGGTCCAG is part of the Thermaerobacter subterraneus DSM 13965 genome and harbors:
- a CDS encoding penicillin-binding transpeptidase domain-containing protein; translation: MGRTAPGFPAVRMPGMGLRRRILLVFLLFTLALAVLAGRLVTIQVVRGEALRQKALDMRLWQVPVQARRGDIVDRNGRPLATSTDVDTVYVAPAELQEAARKGQVDIEQAAQELARVLHMDPQEVYEKLTVPHAFWYVKRRVTDAESRAVRQLDIPGVHITQEARRFYPKGELAAHVLGFAGVDNQGLEGIEAYYDGKLSGKDGYIATEYDALGRPIRLPTVQARYVRPVPGLTLRLTIDETIQYIAERELERAVIQHGAKGGVIVVMDPRTGGILALASRPTYDPNRFADFPRQSWRTKPVADAFPPGSIFKIITGSAAVDAGKVTPDTIVDDPGFLTVGGETISNWNQAGLGSVPFREGFAHSSNVVFGKMALALGKPLFYQYLDRFHIGRLTGIDLPGEATGIVPPMDRASPLDLAIMGFGQTLTTTPIQMAAAVAAVANDGMWQTPHLAQAWLDPEGQVVEEVQPAERRQVIKPETARTIRELMRGVVEQGTGSRARIPGYDVGGKTGTANKVEKGRVVQKYIGSFAGLVPVEEPRLAIVVSIDEPSGIYYGGYVAAPVFQAVARDVLRYLGVPPTREERADPKRLRQVPNLMNLTRQEARQRAQAAGFEVTFEGGGPRVVGQFPAAGAQLEQGSTIILYTEAAFRQDEEGRVTVPDLRGLDYAAAAERLAAAGLQMEVRGDREGVVAGQQPAAGTRVPIGSVVTVIFRSPASR
- the rsmH gene encoding 16S rRNA (cytosine(1402)-N(4))-methyltransferase RsmH, which translates into the protein MASARHDNQRGGLTEPGEPVSPAGPGAGDGTPAQASGTAAGTPAGAPGAASGAAGSPPGAAGTPRHIPVLLAEVLAYLQPERGGRFVDGTVGAGGHAAAILEAAGEAGRLLGIDRDPQALALAAARLAPFGDRVRLVHGDFRDLGRHLAAAGWKAVDGILLDLGVSSMQLDDPARGFSYQVDAPLDMRMDPSQPVTAADLVNTASRDQLARWIAEYGEERWAGRIADFIVAARQRRPITTTLQLVEVIKDAVPARARRRGGHPARRTFQALRIAVNNELEGLEAFLQEAAGYLRPGGRLVVISFHSLEDRAVKRAFRALAAPQVGGKEGAAFRILTRRPVTPGDEEERRNPRARSAKLRALERVAGGPEPLETAPDIDGSGGE